DNA from Misgurnus anguillicaudatus chromosome 13, ASM2758022v2, whole genome shotgun sequence:
CCTACACATAATCTTAAGGGCCATGTGTTTGTTTGCCCATTTTTAACTATCCTTTTGCCTTTTCTGCTATCACTGGACTCTCCATGTATTAAAAGCAGTGTAACTGCCACAAAAGATGTGGAATTGAAAAGTTGGATTTCTTGTATGTTTAaatttttctctttctctatttGAAGATTTTAACATGCAGAGGCTTGAGGACATTCTGCAGGACTCTGAGAGCATTGATGTTGAAAATCCTGCTCCACAGCCATCATTGTCCAGTTGGTCTGAAAGGCAGAAAGGGGTCCAACAATGTTGGCAACAGGCAAGGCCACAAAACCTTGCCAACTTGTTGACAGCTGAGAACATCGTCCAAATGACATGTAATCACTGTCACAAGAAAGAAGCCATCATTCGTTGTGGGGAGTGTTTACCGTCTGAGTGGTTTTGTGCAGAGTGTGATCAACTGGTACATAAACGCCACACTCTGCACAGTAGGCAAACCACAATGTATGGTTTTTTTAAGTACATCCCTCCAACAGAGTTTGTGAAACTCCATGATGACAAATACATCATCTGTGAACAAGGTTGGTGCCTGTTTTTCAGGACGCACTCACATTATACCCAACCAGCCTGAACCATGTTCGAGTGTGAACGTACCCACTCCCTCACCTGCACACAGTCACACTTATCAATCCATGTTTAAGAATGCTTTTGTCAGTAGGATGCagttgttttgaagaaaacagaAAGTAAACTCTCCCACAACACCAAAGCCCATTGTAATGTTAATTTGAGGGCTTCTAGTTTGAGTCAATCAGGATGTGATGACATGCAGACCTCTTATCATGCCGTCATATTGCTTTGACGATCTATTGCTTGCACCACTCACACTTTCACTTAACTTTACCCCACacttcagaatttttttaccgAGGCAAATTAAGTTTATGACTGTTGTGCAGCTGACAATCTGTTCTTATGAATTGCGTTTGGCGCGATTTGCGGTGACATTGTTCATTTCAaacctgagcccaagtgaacagTGCCAGAGCCCACCTATGCAAGTGGGCCAGGGCACGATTAACCAAACCATGCACTGGCACAGTACAAACcaatcacactagtcaaacgaactaTGATTTGGGGGTCAAACATTCGGCAAACATTCGGGCGCGGTTTgttttggataatgtgagtgcgccctcaATTGATTAGCATTTTTCTCCTAAAAGACAACATTATTAAATTATGTTATGTTTTTCAAGTACTTGCTCACAACCCAAACATTCTTTAATGTCATCCTGATTATCCTTTTCTCTTGCAGATTGTTTGCTGCCAACATCCTTTCCTCCAAGGATATGCTCCTGTGACACTGGTGATGTTGCAATCTCTGCTGGTAGATCCATCATACTGGTTTGCATAAATGGTAGGATtgtgtgaaataaaataaatgtttatttgacacgttacttgttatttatttgttttttcatttgctcTCAGGCCGTTACAATCTTAAGATCCCGGAGCTAACATGCAAACATTGCAATAAGCAATGGGCCCCAGAAGTCAGTGACTTAGTAAGGAGTGGTTACTGGCCCGCTACAATGCAAGCACAGACACTGTTTCACCGAGATCTGTTCCATTCCTTTGAGGCTATGAAGACAGCAGCTCCAGGAATGTCAGTGAAAGCCTTCACAGCAATGTTGGACCAGAGAACGAGGCAATTTGGAAGAGTATGTAAAAATTTGAAGCTGAAAGACAAATGCAACACACCCCACAAAAATGGTTGATTTTGTAGTTCGTTGTTGTTAAAAGCTAAACTACCATGTGTTTCTTTTTTCAGACTGGCAAAGTGAATGTAGATGCTTTTCAGAGGAGCTTTCTGCAATACGTGTACTGCAACTCTGAAAAGAACCAACTTCTGGGAAAGGAGCCATTTGTCTGTCCAGCCTGTAGCCCTGACATGTTGGCTGTTTCAGTTGATGGTAACCGAAAACTCTACAGGTTCCAGAAAAAAAACCAGTAAGTTTTGTGTGCTCATTAAAAACAGCCAAAGTAATTAATGTATGTATTAATGTTATCATAGTAATATAGGTCTGCCATTTAAAATTAAGCTGTTTATACTGTAGctgttaaatatataatatatatgttAGACTTTGTAACCTTAACTGTTGGTTTTGTAAACTTCTTACTACAAtgaatacaaaatacattttcttgTAGGAGTGAAGAGCCAGGATTCTTTGATGGAGTGTTTTTAGCCCAGGACTCTGAGGTGTCCAATTTTGTTGAGGAAGTCCGGGgggctgtcaaaaatgtatgtttaaaaaGAGTGAGAGTGACAAAAGTGTAAAGTTGGATAAAAAACAGCTAGATTCCAATCCGGAGGGCACAGTATATCCATAGTATTGGTTGTTGCACACATGTCCAACACATCGTCTCAGACTATTGTAATTAACCTTCTATGTGCTAAATAGCAAACAACATCTGTTGGTTTGTTATCCTCCAGAGAGCTACAAATGGAAGATGGGTAAATCAGGCAATTCAAGACAAATCCTGACTGTAATTGTTAAGATaataatgtttgtgtgtttgaggGGGCAGTAGCCCTTCTATTTAATGTCCATGAATTAACTACTgacatgttaaaacaatttaCTTTGGTAGATTGCAGGAAAAGCGATGTGTGGGGAATCCCACTGGAGAGTAGCAAGAGAGACATCAAAGCAGGCCAACAAGTTGGATGAAGAAGGAGTTGAAATTGCTGTGTGCAGGCATGGATTCTTACTCAAAGGTTGGTATTTGATTTGATCAATTGCAATTAAAcgtattaagagaagatgaTGAACTGAAGCCTTTTTTGGTGTGCAATGTGCTCTTTATTTCCCCCCCCCAAAGGTCTGAACATGTATAGAGGAGAAATATTTGCGTATCCAATGTTTCTCCAAAATCAGTTCCAGGATGCTACGTTTTTGGCTATGGATGTGACCTGCCGTTATGTGCCATATCTGGAGAAGGTGTCGGAGGCCCTGACTCATCTTCAGCCTCTTCGGAAAATGAAACATTGCTTGTCCGTTATGCATGCCAAGGCCCACAATACAAAATGCGAGGTGATGGATTTAACTACTTTTATATTCCAGGGTATTGTGTAGCCAACAATTAATGTAGAGTGCCACAATGCATGACGTGCATTCATGATCTCACTAATTTTGCATGTGGATTTGATTTGTATAGCTAGtaggggtgtgcattggcactgccctcacaattcgattcaattacgattcaccaggtaacaattcaattcgattctacgatgcattgcgatgcatcagaactctactgtacacaacaaggcaaGTGCAACTATTTTCAACAAAAACAGAAGCTTGgcagctttaagacaatgacaattatataccCGAGATGAGAATTTACACACAGCATAAGTCTTGTCTAGTTTCCCATTAACTTCGTTTAATCCGAAAGGTGCCCATATGTCCACTTTCCATGGAAAAGGGTGCGTTTTTATTTACCCGtcttgattgttgttgttatgccccCGGAAGTAATTGAAACTTCACAATTTTATTGTCCACTTGAGgtcagaaaataaacagtgacataatcaattatggcactttgctgcatcgatgctgaatcgtgcatgcgcgcattgcgatgcattgctgaatcgattattgttgacacccctaATAGCTAGATTTAATAATCAGATATCATTGCACACTAATTCCTTGCGTGAAAATTGAAATACACATTGATGGTAGAAACATTAATCAGCAATGCTGTGATTGGCCGATTGTTACAATGGCCAAAGAACACACCTAGTTTTTTAACCCTTTCAGAACAAGAGCTATTGATATGGTGCAGCTATTGATATCCTGCAATATGCGTTGAATTTAGAATGTTCTTCATATTTATCGTTCATCTTCCGCTTCTTAAAATTCTATAGACATTGCTGTAACAGACTTTCCATATCATGTAAAAAGCCGCAACATCCaatctatatttttatttacatgaaTAAGCCTGCTTCCATTCAGGTTTAAGCTTACAGACTTATTGCTATGATGACAACTCAAGTATAAGCCTTGAATAATCAAAGATTATGCAACAATCAAATCCTAATTGAGTAATTCAAGTATGAAGAACAGGCCCCAGGGgtgtgttttgtgttaaacaTGAGCTCCTGTGTCAGGGCTATTTAAAtgttaccctggagggccgagcactgcatagtttagctccaaccctgatcaaacacacctgagcaagctaatcaaggtctttgtgatcactagaaaatcacaggtgggtaagtttgattgAAGCTGAACTACGCAGTGCTCGGCCCTCTAGGGCAGTGGTCgccaatcctgctcctggagggcctaATTAaggtgcttcaggtgtgtttgattatggttggagcttaactctgcagagacaccggccctccggAACCAGTATGGGTGACCACTGCTCTAGGGtgagatttgaatagccctgcccTATGTGCTGTCCTCTACAGTGGTTGACCTTGGGATATGCATCAATATCAATCACCTTTATGTCCACACTGTTTAACAAGTCAACTGCTTTCTGTAGATTCTGTGGAATGCGAGGAACCAGGAAGGTGCGGGAACCACTCTTGGTGAAGAAGTAGAACAAGTTAATAGTTTTCTTTCCAGATGTGCTCTGACCACAAAATATATGACCAAGTCAGGTTTGTAAGCTTCTCTGCACCCTTACAATAATGTGCTAATGTTGTATGTTGAGTTACATTTACAATTTAGATTTTCTATTGTTTTGTACAGTAAGAAATGATATGCTTACTGTCCATGCAAGTGGGTGGAATCGGCGTAAAGAGAATGGCCTCCACATTGCCTTGTCTTCCAGATTCAAAAAGGTGTGTTCATGTATTTAGAAAAGGAAACCGTTACTGTTGAACTTTAAGTAcacctaaaatgcattaaactgttACCCCCTATGTAGACACTGTAGCGGTGCAGGACTTCAGCTGTGTATATGTAgttgtttttgtattaaatCAGGCAGGAGCATATACTTTTTggattattttatgaaatgacAGGATTTTCTGTTACTGTTTTGCAGACCATAGAAAAGACTTTGGATGCAACAGAGAGCCTGAAGAATATGAAGGACCAGTTGCATTGCTCTGATGACATGCTAAAACAGTGGGTTGTTGATGTAAACCAGTGGGCCAGTAGTGGTAAGGACAATGATGCTTTATACATAAACCCTGTCTGGAGTAATTTGGTTGTAATGCATGTAGCTGTAGCTTATTGTTCAATTCTAGTGGAATTGACaccatttgcaagtcataagtCTTCAATTACTATTTTAACTTAAAGTAAACCTTTTTAGCAATGAAGACAGAATGGTCAGTCCAAATCAGACCAAATGGAAAATTATCATCAAGCACAATGTGCCAGTAGGGCTCAATATCCAGCGCTCCATGTTTGCAGCATTCATGCCTGCTTGGCATGTAATTCTGATATTTTATTCTCATTTTTGGTGAAGCAGTATGAGTTGTGATGGATATTGCTGTCCAAATTCAATATTGTCCCAAAGTCAGTTTCTACTATTCGATTTGCAATTTACAGTACttaatggttttaaaaaatattctttctTCTTGCCTTTAATTTAGGAAATGCAGGAGCCACTCATGTTGATGCTCGTGGTTTGCAGATCTCAATTGAAGCACTCTTTGTTAGCATTTGTCAGAAGAAACACTATCTTTATAGACAAAATGGTATGTATTTGTCTGTCTGCgtgcgtgtctgtctgtctgtgcgcgcgtccgtctgtctgtctgtgcgcgcgtccgtctgtctgtctgcgcgcgtccgtctgtctgtctgcgcccgtccgtccgtctgtctgcctgtctgtctgtctgtcctcgcgcgcctgcctgtctgtctgtctgtctgtctgtctgtctgtctgtctgtctgtctgtctgtctgtctgtctgtctgtcctcgcgcgcctgtctgtctgtctgtctgtcctcgcgcgcctgtctgtctgtctgtctgtctgtctgtctgtctgtctgtctgtctgtctgtctgtcctcgcgcgcctgtctgtctgtctgtctgtctgtctgtctgtcctcgcgcgcctgtctgtctgtctgtctgtcctcgcgcgcctgtctgtctgtctgtcctcgcgcgcctgtctgtctgtctgtctgtcctcgcgcgcctgtctgtctgtctgtcctcgcgcgcctgtctgtctgtctgtctgtcctcgcgcgcctgtctgtctgtctgtctgtcctcgcgcgcctgtctgtctgtctgtcctcgcgcgcctgtctgtctgtgcgcgcctgtctgtctgtctgtctgtgcgcgCGTGTatatctgtctctgtctgtctgtctgtctgtctgtctgtctgtgcgtgCGCTcggctgtctgtctgtctgtgcgcgCGTATGTCTGTCTGTGCGCGCGTATGTCTGTCTGTGCGCGCGTATGTCTGTCTGCGTGAGCGTGCGTCTGTCTGCGTgtgcgtctgtctgtctgcgtgtGCGTCTGTCTGCGTGCGCGTGTGTcggtctgtatgtgtgtgtgcgcgtgtgtgtctgtctgtctgtctgtctgtctgtctgtatgtatgcgcgtgtctctgtctgtctgcacaTGTACTCACTGGATAGGTTAAATGCAGAAGTCACATTCCAAATATGGGGTTTTATTGGCAAATACTTAAATTCAATAATTGTTTTTGCTCTTACTACAGATCGCAACAAAAGGCGTCAGAAGATTAGCCAGAAGATTGGCCAAGAAAAGAAACGCTTGCTGGAGGAGATCCAGAGATACAACCAACAACCTGATGGTGACCCTGTGGACACAAACTCGGTTGTGCAGAAACTCTCCAACAAAACTCCAGAGAGCATGATCTGGCCTTGGCAGGAAGAGAACACAGGTATTGtatgaacatttaacttttagtattttatttcaaatgtatcatTCTCAAATATGTTTATTAATGTATAGTTTTTATTCCTTCAGACGGTGTCAACATTATTACTAAGAAGAAGCTCTTTGACCAGCTAATGCTTGTCTCACGACTGACAGAAGAAAAGGAGATCCTTGTTAAAGAAATGATGCAGCACTGTCAGTACCTTAAGAACTCTCTAGCAAAGGTTCAGTTACTGATGGCCACTGTTTCAGAGTGCACACAAACAGGAAGTAAGTATAATTTAAACTCCAAATTGACTTGGTATTTAAGATTTGTCTTGACATAAATAAGCTATCTGATTAAATGTTTAGTGTTTATGTAATTACATTGTTATTTTTGTATGTGTGGACTTATAGGCTATCCAAATGGATTCACAGAGGATGGGTGCAAGGGCCTCCTCTGTCTACTCAAGAGAAGACTGCAAGACCTCAGACTCAAACAGCAGACTGTGGCATGCACATATAGAGGCATTCTTGAAAAAACTCCTAGGCTACTGGAAGAGGAGGAATTGGAAATAGAGGAAGAAATGGACTGGCAAAGTGACATCAGCTCTGAGGACGAAGATGATGAAGAATTGGGGACCCACGTAAATTGAATTGGAACTCAAGTCGGATGTTTGTACTTCGATAACTTAAAAAGGTTTCTGGAGTTTTGACAGAAGTTCCTGTGTTTTTGTAAATAAGTTTGTGGTTAGATTTGTTCCAGCAGACAACGGAATTTAAAttgaataattttatttattttaagttgacatttgaagagtttcattgcaaaacgagataactctgtttttattaattgttcagaaatcttgtttttgtggttgtgcattccaattaatatcaattcaactgcagttggtttgttttgatttaaaccttcataacttaaaaaatacagctaagtagcaccataaaacaaaataataacataataataaacatgttttgacaaaaatgttaaaaacggatttatctcgttttgcaacgaaactcttcatatgatgaaaatctagactttttccatgtttaagtgctataattgcatccccagtgcttctatcaacctagaaaatgtgaaaaagatcaacccagtaacccAACTTCTGGTTActggttttggtaaaccattctatgcaagcatgtgaaaaaataggtcattgaaatttgtctctccttgtgatgtcagtaagggatcttattaaaataataccgccccttaatctgcactatccaaccagaAATATGCACTTGTTTACTTGGTTTGTTGTCACATGCTTCTTATACTGCTGTAATTATCAGTAGCCATAACCAGATGTTATTattgtttctgttttttattttatctccACTTTTGGTTATTTTAATTGGTAGTCCACGTTGTACACTTTCTCTCACATGTAGGCCcatgaaaatgatgaaatttccCAAACTTCTGAAACATGTAATATGTAGAGTTGTACTTTTCCTCTGACATCAATATATTCAAACTATATTCTTTGTCTTCTGCATACCAtttcttg
Protein-coding regions in this window:
- the LOC129442074 gene encoding uncharacterized protein, which gives rise to MASVNKNKLEAVLMLGDVFVEEIQKCNRESHTPKHEVTRPKVTWWKRDCHGQRVTTNKRRKKESSTVSTSPCASSSITAPCTSSYQYSDFNMQRLEDILQDSESIDVENPAPQPSLSSWSERQKGVQQCWQQARPQNLANLLTAENIVQMTCNHCHKKEAIIRCGECLPSEWFCAECDQLVHKRHTLHSRQTTMYGFFKYIPPTEFVKLHDDKYIICEQDCLLPTSFPPRICSCDTGDVAISAGRSIILVCINGRYNLKIPELTCKHCNKQWAPEVSDLVRSGYWPATMQAQTLFHRDLFHSFEAMKTAAPGMSVKAFTAMLDQRTRQFGRTGKVNVDAFQRSFLQYVYCNSEKNQLLGKEPFVCPACSPDMLAVSVDGNRKLYRFQKKNQSEEPGFFDGVFLAQDSEVSNFVEEVRGAVKNIAGKAMCGESHWRVARETSKQANKLDEEGVEIAVCRHGFLLKGLNMYRGEIFAYPMFLQNQFQDATFLAMDVTCRYVPYLEKVSEALTHLQPLRKMKHCLSVMHAKAHNTKCEILWNARNQEGAGTTLGEEVEQVNSFLSRCALTTKYMTKSVRNDMLTVHASGWNRRKENGLHIALSSRFKKTIEKTLDATESLKNMKDQLHCSDDMLKQWVVDVNQWASSGNAGATHVDARGLQISIEALFVSICQKKHYLYRQNDRNKRRQKISQKIGQEKKRLLEEIQRYNQQPDGDPVDTNSVVQKLSNKTPESMIWPWQEENTDGVNIITKKKLFDQLMLVSRLTEEKEILVKEMMQHCQYLKNSLAKVQLLMATVSECTQTGSYPNGFTEDGCKGLLCLLKRRLQDLRLKQQTVACTYRGILEKTPRLLEEEELEIEEEMDWQSDISSEDEDDEELGTHVN